Part of the Pirellulales bacterium genome is shown below.
AAGCGAAAGCACTTATGACATACGATTGCGAGTTCGAGCCATTCGGATGACTATTTCAACGAGCGGATCGGATTGATACACCTTGGCGAATTCTGCAATGCAAAGTAAGACGCACCCACCCCGGATGGACTAGCACCCCGTTCGCGTTCGCCGTCCGTCTCGAAACGGGACCGTAGCCGAAAATGGATCGTCTCGCCGACCATCAAACTCTGCCGCCCGACGCTGATCGGGTGCTGGTCCTCGCCAATCCCAGGGCAGGAGCGGCCTCTGGCAAACGCTCGGTCGATGCGTTGGTTGCCGCATTGAGTCGCCATCGACTGAGCGCGGAGATCGTTCCCCACCCCAACGAACTGACCGACCGCACCGCTGCCGCGCAATCGTCGGGCCGTTTGCGCGCCTTAGTCGGGGCGGGAGGCGATGGCACCGTCGCCGAACTCATCAATCGAGCACCGCCCGGAATCCCCATCACAACGCTGCCGCTGGGGACGGAAAACCTGCTGGCAAAGTATCTCGATATGCCATATGCCCCGTCGGAGGTCGCCGAAGTGATTGCCGCCGGGGCGGTCGTTCGCCATGATGCGGGCCGCGCCGGCGACAGGCTGTTCGCCCTGATGGTAAGCTGCGGTTTCGACGCCGAGGTGGTTCGCCGACTTCACGAAAACCGCCAGGGAAACATCAGCCACTGGAGCTATTTCAAACCCATTTGGCAGACGATCCGTAGTTATGAATATCCCGAGCTACGCATATACTGTGATCCGGGCCGTCTTGGCGAGAATTCCACCCCGGCTTGTGAAACCCTGATTCGCGCTCGATTCGCATTCGTGTTCAATATCCCGCGATACGCCTTTGGATTTCAATTCGCGCCGAAGGCCCTGGGTGACGACGGCTTGCTGGACGTTTGCACTTTTCGCCACGGTTCGTTCGGCTATGGATTATGGTATTTGATGAACGTGATCCTTCAGCGGCATCCGCGAGTCACCGGCTGCTCGATGCTTCGAGCAAAGCGAGTTCGCATCGAGGCCGACGAGCCGGTGCCGTATAATCTCGATGGCGACCATTGCGGCTACCTGCCGCTCGAGATCGAAATCGTGCCCGATCGGCTCACGCTGCTCGTGCCGCCCGGCTGGGCCGAGCGACGCTACTCGCGCCCTTCGGTTCGCGAGCGAACCGGCTAACGAACGACTTCCGGCTAACAACCTTTTGTTGGAGTTCAGGCTTTAGCCTGCTAGGAGCAGCCTGAAGGCTGGACTCCAACAGTTCGACCTCCGACTTCATGCCAAACAATCCGGCAATCATCGGTCCATATCGGTGCGGCAGCGGCGAGCCGCTGCTGCTGATCGCCGGTCCATGCGTGATCGAGACGCTCGAGCTGACATTGTCGATTGCCAAACGGCTCAAGCAGTTGACCGCCGATCTGCCGGTTCATTTGATCTTCAAAGCATCGTTCGACAAGGCGAATCGCACCAGCGGCGAAGCGTTTCGCGGCCTGGGGATCGAACGCGGCATCGAGGTCTTGCGTAAAGTCAAGCAGGCGACGGGCCTGCCGGTCACGACCGACATTCACGAATCGCAGCAAGCGGCCCAGGTTGCGGAGGTCTGCGACCTGCTGCAAATCCCGGCCTTCCTCTGCCGGCAGACCGATTTGTTGGCGGCCGCGGCGGCGACTGGCCGCGCGGTAAATGTGAAGAAAGCCCAATTCCTCGCACCGTGGGACATGCAGCATGCGGTTGCGAAACTGGCCGCGGGCGGTTGTCAGAACATCCTGCTCTGCGAGCGCGGAACGTTTTTTGGCTACGGTCGCCTGGTCAACGATATGCGGGCCATCCCGCAGATGCGAGCGCTCGGTGTGCCG
Proteins encoded:
- the kdsA gene encoding 3-deoxy-8-phosphooctulonate synthase — encoded protein: MPNNPAIIGPYRCGSGEPLLLIAGPCVIETLELTLSIAKRLKQLTADLPVHLIFKASFDKANRTSGEAFRGLGIERGIEVLRKVKQATGLPVTTDIHESQQAAQVAEVCDLLQIPAFLCRQTDLLAAAAATGRAVNVKKAQFLAPWDMQHAVAKLAAGGCQNILLCERGTFFGYGRLVNDMRAIPQMRALGVPIVFDATHSVQEPGGLGTATGGNRAMVEPLARAAAALGIDGLFCETHPDPDKSPSDGPNMIPLGEFRSFLERVLRIRAVVEQFS
- a CDS encoding diacylglycerol kinase family protein yields the protein MDRLADHQTLPPDADRVLVLANPRAGAASGKRSVDALVAALSRHRLSAEIVPHPNELTDRTAAAQSSGRLRALVGAGGDGTVAELINRAPPGIPITTLPLGTENLLAKYLDMPYAPSEVAEVIAAGAVVRHDAGRAGDRLFALMVSCGFDAEVVRRLHENRQGNISHWSYFKPIWQTIRSYEYPELRIYCDPGRLGENSTPACETLIRARFAFVFNIPRYAFGFQFAPKALGDDGLLDVCTFRHGSFGYGLWYLMNVILQRHPRVTGCSMLRAKRVRIEADEPVPYNLDGDHCGYLPLEIEIVPDRLTLLVPPGWAERRYSRPSVRERTG